One genomic window of Halogeometricum sp. S3BR5-2 includes the following:
- a CDS encoding Lrp/AsnC family transcriptional regulator, with protein sequence MDELDRRILDILRRDARTPYTEIAEQVETSEGTVRNRVERLTDDGVIERFTVSTRTGNIKAMIEVSVKVDVDTTKISELMAEWDEVDFVWQVSGEEDVVLVVDAADTRAVNELITQARELDEVKSTKTRLILDERLGRSP encoded by the coding sequence ATGGACGAGTTGGACCGGCGGATTCTCGACATCCTCCGACGGGACGCGCGGACGCCGTACACGGAGATAGCCGAGCAGGTCGAAACGTCCGAGGGGACGGTCCGGAACCGCGTCGAACGCCTGACGGACGACGGCGTCATCGAGCGGTTCACCGTCTCCACCCGCACGGGCAACATCAAGGCCATGATCGAGGTGTCGGTCAAGGTGGACGTCGACACGACGAAGATTTCCGAACTGATGGCCGAGTGGGACGAGGTGGACTTCGTCTGGCAGGTGTCGGGCGAGGAGGACGTGGTGCTCGTCGTCGACGCCGCGGACACGCGCGCGGTGAACGAACTCATCACGCAGGCCCGCGAACTCGACGAGGTCAAGAGCACGAAGACGCGCCTGATTCTGGACGAGCGACTCGGTCGAAGCCCGTAG
- the carA gene encoding glutamine-hydrolyzing carbamoyl-phosphate synthase small subunit, with protein MSDAYLALEDGRVVEARGRAPGRTRGELVFTTAYTGYEESLTDPSYEEQVLTFSYPLIGNYGVREERFESDRIHPRAAIAREFTDDVVEWFEKEGVPAIDHIDTRDLVTAVREEGAMKCGIAVGDDATPEDAKEELAQCKGMSEHTDIGAQVSTVEHETYEGGGETDVALVDCGAKMSIVDSLNERGADVHVLPHDTDAETIEELDPDVLFISNGPGDPANFTEAQSLVEEFVGEVPLAGICLGQQVIARALGGTTEKMAFGHRGVNQPVRDLNTGKVVMTTQNHGYTVGEPGDLNVTQVNVNDDTAEGLENDDLNVITRQYHPEAHPGPNDSLDFFDDVLGMAGVDAGGDEPRVAASD; from the coding sequence ATGTCGGACGCCTACTTGGCTCTGGAGGACGGCCGCGTCGTCGAAGCGCGCGGTCGCGCTCCGGGACGCACACGTGGCGAACTGGTGTTCACGACCGCGTACACGGGATACGAAGAGAGCCTCACGGACCCCTCCTACGAGGAGCAGGTCCTCACCTTCTCGTACCCCCTCATCGGAAACTACGGCGTCCGAGAGGAGCGGTTCGAGTCCGACCGGATTCACCCACGCGCCGCCATCGCCCGCGAGTTCACCGACGACGTCGTCGAGTGGTTCGAGAAGGAGGGCGTGCCGGCCATCGACCACATCGACACCCGTGACCTCGTGACCGCCGTGCGCGAGGAGGGGGCGATGAAGTGCGGCATCGCCGTCGGCGACGACGCGACGCCCGAGGACGCGAAGGAGGAACTCGCGCAGTGCAAGGGCATGAGCGAGCACACCGACATCGGCGCGCAGGTCAGCACCGTCGAGCACGAGACCTACGAGGGAGGCGGCGAGACCGACGTCGCACTCGTCGACTGCGGCGCGAAGATGTCCATCGTCGACTCGCTGAACGAACGCGGCGCCGACGTCCACGTCCTGCCGCACGACACCGACGCCGAGACCATCGAGGAACTCGACCCCGACGTGCTGTTCATCTCGAACGGCCCGGGCGACCCCGCGAACTTCACGGAGGCGCAGTCGCTCGTCGAGGAGTTCGTCGGCGAGGTTCCCCTCGCGGGCATCTGCCTCGGCCAGCAGGTCATCGCGCGCGCTCTCGGCGGCACCACCGAGAAGATGGCCTTCGGCCACCGCGGCGTCAACCAACCCGTCCGCGACCTCAACACCGGGAAAGTCGTCATGACCACGCAGAACCACGGCTACACCGTCGGCGAACCCGGCGACCTGAACGTCACGCAGGTCAACGTCAACGACGACACCGCCGAGGGACTGGAGAACGACGACCTGAACGTCATCACCCGCCAGTACCACCCCGAGGCCCACCCCGGCCCCAACGACTCGCTGGACTTCTTCGACGACGTGCTCGGCATGGCCGGCGTCGACGCCGGCGGGGACGAACCCCGAGTCGCCGCCTCGGACTGA
- a CDS encoding GNAT family N-acetyltransferase produces MTDEGTTSDFVEYARVEDETGAEVVVRAARPEDYDAVAAFTADTWADRGGSDYIPDIYHDWIADDDGETRQTLVADLGDAPSEDLGGIVQVTTLSAWEAWAQGMRVNPDYRGRGLAKTLSEATFDFAREAGATVLRNMVFSWNVKSLGLTRKAGYDPGIEFRWVHPRPDADAGVDTDPAADVPVRTGEDADPDAAWAFWSDCAVRSELAGLALDSEESWAVSSLTRDRLREAAGEGGLLVVGGGPTRGFAVRGRSYDRENEDGESETWVEYAVGAWARGDEDAAEALLAAIGRDAAGVGADRTRVLIPEGVEWVTDAARARVDVAEQPTFVMDADLT; encoded by the coding sequence GTGACCGACGAAGGGACGACGAGCGACTTCGTCGAGTACGCGCGCGTCGAGGACGAGACCGGCGCGGAAGTCGTCGTCCGCGCCGCCCGTCCCGAGGACTACGACGCCGTCGCCGCGTTCACCGCCGACACGTGGGCCGACCGCGGTGGCAGCGACTACATCCCCGACATCTACCACGACTGGATCGCCGACGACGACGGCGAGACGCGTCAGACGCTCGTCGCGGACCTGGGCGACGCCCCCTCCGAGGACCTCGGCGGCATCGTGCAGGTGACGACGCTCTCGGCGTGGGAGGCGTGGGCGCAGGGGATGCGCGTCAACCCCGACTACCGCGGCCGCGGACTGGCGAAGACGCTCTCGGAGGCGACGTTCGACTTCGCCCGCGAGGCGGGCGCGACGGTCCTCCGGAACATGGTGTTCTCGTGGAACGTGAAGAGCCTCGGACTCACCCGCAAGGCGGGCTACGACCCCGGAATCGAGTTCCGCTGGGTGCACCCGCGACCGGACGCCGACGCGGGCGTGGACACCGACCCGGCGGCCGACGTCCCCGTCCGGACCGGCGAGGACGCCGACCCGGACGCCGCGTGGGCGTTCTGGTCGGACTGCGCGGTGCGGAGCGAACTGGCCGGTCTGGCCCTCGACAGCGAGGAGTCGTGGGCGGTGTCGTCGCTGACACGGGATAGACTGCGCGAGGCCGCCGGCGAGGGCGGACTCCTCGTCGTCGGCGGCGGTCCCACCCGCGGGTTCGCCGTCCGCGGCCGGTCGTACGACCGGGAGAACGAGGACGGGGAGAGCGAAACGTGGGTCGAGTACGCCGTCGGCGCGTGGGCGCGGGGGGACGAAGACGCCGCGGAGGCACTCCTCGCCGCTATCGGCCGCGACGCGGCCGGCGTCGGCGCCGACCGGACGCGCGTGCTGATTCCGGAGGGCGTCGAGTGGGTCACCGACGCCGCCCGCGCGCGCGTCGACGTCGCGGAACAACCGACGTTCGTGATGGACGCCGACCTGACGTGA
- the gatD gene encoding Glu-tRNA(Gln) amidotransferase subunit GatD produces MNPGDRVRVDRAGVTNEGVLMPSSTPEHLVVKLDGGYNVGVDRAEADVDVLETDVYDVEDAQSESSTSEIAFDDDLPTVSLISTGGTIASTVDYRTGAVTAQFDAEDVLRAVPDLAGRANYRGRVVANILSENMTPDVWRDLAEAIEDEIEAGTDGVVVMHGTDTMQFTAAAMSFVLDTPVPVVFTGSQRSADRPSSDNVMNAVCAVEAAKADCAEVMVCMHGSESDDVCALHRGTRVRKNHTSRRDAFETVGAKPLGEVDYETEAVTFRHDHADRDGTEFAIASDLNESVDLLKFTPGMDVDAYAEFLRGRDLDGLVVEGTGLGHVHTDFVPVLEELVESGTVVAMTTQCIEGRVCDRVYDTGRDLLDAGVVEAGDTLPGTAKVKLMWALANLADPAEAMGRSLAGELTQRSVPWE; encoded by the coding sequence ATGAACCCAGGGGACCGCGTCCGCGTCGACCGCGCGGGCGTCACGAACGAGGGCGTCCTGATGCCGTCGTCGACGCCGGAGCATCTCGTCGTCAAACTCGACGGCGGCTACAACGTCGGCGTCGACCGCGCCGAGGCCGATGTGGACGTACTGGAGACCGACGTGTACGACGTCGAGGACGCCCAATCGGAGTCGAGCACCTCCGAAATCGCCTTCGACGACGACCTGCCGACCGTCTCGCTCATCTCGACGGGGGGGACCATCGCCTCCACCGTCGACTACCGCACGGGCGCCGTGACCGCGCAGTTCGACGCCGAGGACGTCCTCCGGGCCGTCCCGGACCTCGCGGGCCGGGCGAACTACCGCGGGCGCGTCGTCGCCAACATTTTGTCGGAAAACATGACGCCCGACGTGTGGCGCGACCTCGCCGAGGCCATCGAGGACGAAATCGAGGCCGGCACGGACGGCGTCGTCGTCATGCACGGCACCGACACCATGCAGTTCACGGCGGCGGCGATGTCGTTCGTGCTCGACACGCCCGTCCCCGTCGTGTTCACGGGCAGTCAGCGCTCGGCGGACCGCCCCTCCTCGGACAACGTGATGAACGCCGTCTGCGCCGTCGAGGCCGCGAAGGCCGACTGCGCGGAGGTGATGGTGTGCATGCACGGCTCGGAGTCCGACGACGTCTGCGCCCTCCACCGCGGCACGCGCGTGCGCAAGAACCACACCTCCCGCCGCGACGCCTTCGAGACGGTCGGCGCGAAACCGCTGGGCGAGGTGGACTACGAGACGGAGGCGGTCACCTTCCGCCACGACCACGCCGACCGCGACGGGACCGAGTTCGCCATCGCTTCCGACCTGAACGAGAGCGTCGACCTCCTGAAGTTCACGCCCGGCATGGACGTCGACGCCTACGCCGAGTTCCTCCGCGGGCGGGACCTCGACGGCCTCGTCGTCGAGGGTACGGGGTTGGGACACGTCCACACCGACTTCGTCCCCGTCCTCGAAGAACTGGTCGAGTCGGGCACCGTCGTGGCGATGACGACCCAGTGCATCGAGGGGCGGGTCTGCGACCGGGTGTACGATACCGGCCGGGACCTCTTGGACGCGGGCGTCGTCGAGGCGGGCGACACCCTGCCCGGCACCGCGAAGGTGAAACTCATGTGGGCGCTGGCGAACCTCGCGGACCCGGCGGAGGCGATGGGGCGGTCGCTGGCCGGCGAACTGACCCAGCGGTCGGTGCCGTGGGAGTGA
- a CDS encoding metalloregulator ArsR/SmtB family transcription factor — MDSAVLLDLLGNENRRRILRLLSHKPCYVTEISEYLGVSPKAVIDHLRKLEEAGLIESRTDDQRRKYFHITRNLRLEVNVSPYGFGAKSAYPASPNLDMSGRCPHLSFDIPREDAQDLDELARELGHLADLENELSLAQRWVHGRITNVLDRLNDRIGADADSRFHAEALAAVARGEGTVEGVARELNASYEAVDEAMHRLAERGLIDKEKGEGWVVAGGTVA; from the coding sequence ATGGACTCCGCGGTACTGTTAGACCTACTCGGTAACGAGAACCGGCGGCGCATCCTCCGGTTGCTGTCGCACAAGCCCTGCTACGTCACCGAGATAAGCGAGTACCTCGGAGTGAGTCCGAAGGCGGTCATCGACCACCTGCGGAAACTGGAGGAGGCCGGTCTCATCGAGAGCCGAACCGACGACCAGCGGCGCAAGTACTTCCACATAACGCGCAACCTCCGACTCGAAGTCAACGTCTCCCCGTACGGGTTCGGGGCGAAGAGCGCCTACCCCGCGAGCCCGAACCTCGACATGAGCGGCCGGTGTCCGCATCTCTCCTTCGACATCCCGCGCGAGGACGCCCAGGACCTCGACGAACTCGCGCGGGAACTCGGCCACCTCGCCGACCTCGAAAACGAACTCTCCCTCGCGCAGCGCTGGGTGCACGGCCGCATCACGAACGTCCTCGACCGCCTGAACGACCGCATCGGCGCCGACGCCGACAGCCGCTTCCACGCGGAGGCGCTGGCGGCCGTCGCCCGCGGCGAAGGGACCGTCGAGGGCGTCGCGCGCGAACTCAACGCCTCCTACGAGGCCGTCGACGAGGCGATGCACCGACTCGCGGAGCGCGGACTGATCGACAAAGAGAAGGGCGAAGGCTGGGTCGTCGCCGGCGGCACCGTGGCGTAG
- a CDS encoding DUF1405 domain-containing protein, which produces MDDATTESGDGASLRRPVPERWVQYYLGNGPSLGWLLLVNASAFFLGVSFYVHSDPSLADVSSLLYPLFGDSPAALALATLSFVTLAPRVGERVTDAPTNGLLAVIHTLAFVWLVKYGVWTAVALNLRPDLYFGFTPDLLWEYWGIMLTHLFFLVEAVAIPYYGKTTTGALALALTLALVNDVYDYGFGFYPPLRYEAGALLAGITVALSFASVALAAWMFDRQEGASAGAAAER; this is translated from the coding sequence ATGGACGACGCGACGACGGAGTCGGGGGACGGCGCGAGTCTCAGGCGGCCGGTGCCGGAGCGCTGGGTGCAGTACTACCTCGGCAACGGACCGAGTCTCGGATGGCTCCTCCTCGTCAACGCCTCGGCGTTCTTCCTCGGCGTCAGCTTCTACGTCCACTCCGACCCGTCGCTCGCGGACGTCAGCTCTCTCCTGTACCCCCTGTTCGGCGACTCGCCGGCGGCGCTGGCGCTGGCGACGCTCTCCTTCGTCACGCTCGCCCCGCGCGTCGGCGAGCGAGTCACCGACGCGCCGACGAACGGCCTGCTCGCCGTGATTCACACGCTGGCGTTCGTCTGGTTGGTGAAGTACGGCGTCTGGACCGCCGTCGCGCTCAACCTCCGCCCGGACCTCTACTTCGGCTTCACGCCCGACCTGCTGTGGGAGTACTGGGGCATCATGCTCACGCACCTGTTCTTCCTCGTCGAGGCGGTGGCCATCCCCTACTACGGGAAGACGACGACGGGCGCGCTGGCGCTGGCGCTGACGCTGGCGCTCGTCAACGACGTGTACGACTACGGGTTCGGGTTCTACCCGCCGCTCCGCTACGAGGCGGGCGCACTGCTGGCCGGCATCACCGTCGCGCTGTCGTTCGCGTCGGTGGCGCTGGCCGCGTGGATGTTCGACCGGCAGGAGGGGGCGTCGGCGGGCGCGGCGGCCGAGCGGTGA
- the gpmI gene encoding 2,3-bisphosphoglycerate-independent phosphoglycerate mutase, giving the protein MQAALVILDGWGLGDHDRRDAVKAADTPNFDRIAGAGAYGTLDVSGRKVGLPDGQMGNSEVGHLNIGAGRVVRQAYTRVEDAIDDGSFFENDALESAFDHVEDTGGRVHFMGLVSDGGVHSEQGHLHALVEMAADRGVEAVTHAFTDGRDTDPHGGEDYLAELEAVAEDHGTGDVATVSGRYYAMDRDQNWERTRRAYDAIVNREADHEAASAVDAVTESYDRGDTDEFVEPTTIAGGPALHDGDAVVFFNFRPDRARQLCRMLTNTEPEWEFDTNAPEIRLVTMTEYDETFPFPVAFPPREPQDTLGETLSKAGKTQLRLAESEKYAHVTYFLNGGREVEFDGEIRRIIESPDVATYDLEPAMSAEELTDTAIDLIGSEDPDAMVLNYANPDMVGHTGVFDAAVAAVEAVDAQLGRLIGAVREAGGHLLVTADHGNADDMGTPESPHTAHTTNPVPFVYLTPEGDDGGRTVRAGGSLCDIAPTMLELMGVEQPEAMTGRSLLE; this is encoded by the coding sequence ATGCAGGCTGCGCTCGTCATCCTCGACGGCTGGGGACTCGGAGACCACGACAGACGCGACGCGGTGAAGGCGGCGGACACGCCGAACTTCGACCGCATCGCGGGGGCCGGCGCGTACGGGACGCTCGACGTGTCCGGTCGGAAGGTCGGCCTCCCCGACGGGCAGATGGGCAACAGCGAGGTGGGCCACCTCAACATCGGCGCGGGCCGCGTCGTCAGACAGGCGTACACCCGCGTCGAGGACGCCATCGACGACGGCTCCTTCTTCGAGAACGACGCCCTGGAGTCCGCGTTCGACCACGTCGAGGACACGGGCGGCCGCGTCCACTTCATGGGCCTCGTCAGCGACGGCGGCGTCCACTCCGAGCAGGGACACCTCCACGCGCTGGTCGAGATGGCCGCAGACCGGGGCGTCGAGGCCGTCACGCACGCGTTCACCGACGGGCGCGACACCGACCCGCACGGCGGCGAGGACTACCTCGCCGAACTCGAAGCCGTCGCCGAGGACCACGGAACGGGCGACGTGGCGACGGTCTCCGGGCGGTACTACGCGATGGACCGAGACCAGAACTGGGAGCGCACGCGCCGCGCCTACGACGCCATCGTGAACCGCGAGGCCGACCACGAGGCCGCCTCCGCCGTCGACGCCGTCACCGAGTCGTACGACCGCGGCGACACCGACGAGTTCGTCGAACCGACGACGATAGCGGGCGGGCCGGCCCTCCACGACGGCGACGCCGTCGTCTTCTTCAACTTCCGCCCGGACCGCGCGAGACAGCTCTGCCGAATGCTCACGAACACCGAACCCGAGTGGGAGTTCGACACGAACGCGCCGGAGATTCGGCTCGTGACGATGACCGAGTACGACGAGACGTTCCCGTTCCCCGTCGCGTTTCCGCCGCGCGAACCGCAGGACACGCTGGGCGAGACGCTGTCGAAGGCGGGGAAGACGCAACTCCGACTCGCGGAGTCCGAGAAATACGCGCACGTGACCTACTTCCTCAACGGCGGCCGCGAGGTGGAGTTCGACGGCGAGATTCGGCGGATAATCGAGAGCCCCGACGTGGCGACGTACGACCTCGAACCGGCGATGAGCGCCGAGGAACTCACCGACACCGCCATCGACCTCATCGGCTCGGAGGACCCCGACGCGATGGTTCTCAACTACGCCAACCCCGACATGGTCGGACACACGGGCGTCTTCGACGCCGCCGTCGCGGCGGTCGAAGCGGTCGACGCGCAACTCGGTCGCCTGATCGGGGCCGTGCGGGAGGCGGGCGGACACCTCCTCGTCACCGCCGACCACGGCAACGCCGACGACATGGGGACGCCCGAGTCGCCGCACACCGCCCACACGACCAACCCCGTGCCGTTCGTCTACCTCACGCCCGAGGGCGACGACGGCGGGCGGACCGTCCGCGCGGGCGGGTCGCTCTGCGACATCGCGCCGACGATGCTCGAACTGATGGGCGTCGAACAGCCCGAAGCGATGACCGGGCGGTCGCTGCTCGAATGA
- a CDS encoding TVP38/TMEM64 family protein has translation MKRPRVDSRVAVGLALAAVAAAAVLLSPDAALSQAAWVAADPVRLVAATLALAVVRPFLAWPTTLLALVVGFGFGLAGLPFALALIVLTSIPPYLFARRYGRTGRLAAAGESFVERTGDVRSVVLSRLIPAPSDVVSVGAGVAGVRLGAFALGTAIGEIPWAVAGVLAGASAETLAAGDLGAVVDPRLVAAALLAAALLAAPALYEWYDERGERVDDGDAA, from the coding sequence ATGAAACGCCCTCGCGTCGACTCGCGCGTCGCGGTCGGACTCGCGCTCGCCGCCGTCGCCGCCGCCGCGGTCCTCCTCTCGCCCGACGCGGCGCTCTCGCAGGCGGCGTGGGTCGCCGCCGACCCCGTCCGCCTCGTCGCCGCGACGCTCGCCCTCGCCGTCGTCCGCCCGTTCCTCGCGTGGCCGACGACGCTGCTCGCCCTCGTCGTCGGCTTCGGGTTCGGCCTCGCCGGCCTCCCGTTCGCCCTCGCGCTCATCGTCCTGACCTCGATTCCGCCGTACCTGTTCGCCCGCCGCTACGGCCGGACGGGCCGCCTCGCGGCGGCGGGCGAGTCGTTCGTCGAGCGAACCGGCGACGTGCGGAGCGTCGTCCTCAGCCGCCTGATTCCCGCCCCCTCCGACGTCGTCTCCGTCGGCGCCGGCGTGGCGGGCGTCCGCCTCGGCGCCTTCGCCCTCGGGACGGCCATCGGGGAGATTCCGTGGGCCGTCGCGGGCGTCCTCGCCGGCGCGTCCGCCGAGACGCTCGCGGCCGGCGACCTCGGGGCCGTCGTCGACCCGAGACTCGTCGCCGCCGCCCTCCTCGCCGCGGCGCTGCTGGCGGCGCCGGCGCTGTACGAGTGGTACGACGAGCGCGGAGAACGGGTCGACGACGGCGACGCGGCGTGA
- a CDS encoding DUF5830 family protein: MDRTERVELGVDLLAHVEADDLSVAEAVDRIETVTTNPTLTREILDAAELRGVIEREGGRILTRRGGTFVRFDSQVVRREGEFTCRRCGAGLSTGHFVRFESGELGPFGSSCIEKVLGRS; the protein is encoded by the coding sequence TTGGACCGGACGGAGCGGGTCGAACTCGGCGTCGACCTGCTCGCGCACGTGGAGGCGGACGACCTCTCCGTCGCGGAGGCCGTCGACCGCATCGAGACGGTGACGACGAACCCGACGCTCACGCGGGAGATTCTCGACGCCGCGGAACTCCGCGGCGTCATCGAGCGAGAGGGGGGCCGCATCCTGACCCGCCGCGGCGGGACGTTCGTCCGCTTCGACAGTCAGGTCGTCCGCCGCGAGGGGGAGTTCACCTGTCGGCGCTGCGGCGCCGGCCTCTCGACGGGCCACTTCGTCCGCTTCGAGTCGGGCGAACTCGGGCCGTTCGGCTCCTCCTGTATCGAGAAAGTGCTCGGTCGGTCGTAG
- a CDS encoding DUF7115 domain-containing protein has translation MSQPQMVQSALDGEPVVARVALGGEDELYATPTRTLVYRSEGLLSDETVEEYPHEAERVAVSEGRRKTKVALDYGLDGERTFALSNKHLDRALHPVLEGVLKANGILADDESVERLFRFSELTLVVAGGRVVKHIGASLWDEDFEEYRFDDVTDLRFEGGSVATSVVLTVGGRQERFKAPNEDARQLRETLESALLAHRGVASVDELRAASEPEADATDGDEPVEARNVSFGDGPEPLSANPSELAEAPANATRTGPSEPSGPTESAESADSTAEPSADAGGTARRVEAPAQSVSAAAASADDVAEADASADTDTVGSTRVDVDVDAEREHVFDADADAADDASGFEGSGFQSAATDANERVAEELAELRATVERQGEEIREQRALVEQLIEELRRGR, from the coding sequence ATGAGTCAACCGCAGATGGTCCAGTCCGCCCTCGACGGCGAACCCGTGGTCGCCCGCGTCGCCCTCGGCGGGGAGGACGAACTGTACGCCACCCCGACCCGAACCCTCGTCTACCGCTCCGAGGGACTGCTCTCCGACGAGACGGTCGAGGAGTACCCGCACGAGGCCGAACGAGTCGCCGTCTCCGAGGGGCGACGGAAGACGAAGGTCGCGCTCGATTACGGCCTCGACGGCGAGCGGACGTTCGCGCTCTCCAACAAGCACCTCGACCGGGCCCTCCACCCGGTCCTCGAAGGCGTCCTGAAGGCGAACGGCATCCTCGCGGACGACGAATCGGTCGAACGGCTGTTCCGCTTCAGCGAACTCACGCTGGTCGTCGCCGGCGGGCGCGTCGTCAAGCACATCGGCGCGTCGCTGTGGGACGAGGACTTCGAGGAGTACCGCTTCGACGACGTGACCGACCTCCGGTTCGAGGGCGGCAGCGTCGCCACGTCGGTCGTGCTGACCGTCGGCGGCCGTCAGGAGCGGTTCAAGGCGCCGAACGAAGACGCCCGACAGCTCCGCGAGACGCTCGAATCGGCGCTTCTCGCCCACCGCGGGGTCGCCTCGGTCGACGAACTCCGCGCCGCGAGCGAACCCGAGGCGGACGCGACGGATGGCGACGAGCCGGTGGAGGCGAGGAACGTCTCGTTCGGCGACGGCCCGGAACCGCTGAGCGCCAACCCGTCGGAACTCGCCGAGGCGCCGGCGAACGCCACGCGCACCGGACCATCCGAACCGTCCGGCCCGACCGAATCGGCCGAATCGGCCGACTCGACCGCGGAGCCCTCGGCGGACGCCGGCGGCACCGCTCGGCGGGTCGAAGCGCCTGCGCAGTCGGTATCGGCCGCCGCCGCGTCCGCCGACGACGTCGCGGAGGCCGACGCGTCGGCCGATACCGATACCGTGGGTTCCACCCGCGTCGATGTCGACGTCGACGCCGAGAGAGAGCACGTATTCGACGCCGACGCTGACGCCGCCGACGACGCGAGCGGCTTCGAGGGGTCGGGGTTCCAGTCGGCCGCGACCGACGCGAACGAGCGCGTCGCGGAGGAACTCGCCGAACTGCGCGCGACCGTCGAGCGGCAGGGCGAGGAGATACGCGAACAGCGAGCGCTCGTCGAGCAACTCATCGAGGAACTGCGCCGCGGTCGCTGA
- a CDS encoding type IV pilin N-terminal domain-containing protein — translation MKLKQLFTDDSAVSPVIGVILMVAITVILAAVIGTFVLNLGGSVSQTTPQASFGFDFEDSSVTVTHESGSSIDKEQLSVTSSAGLSDASGDDDWPDETVSAGDTYTAVLNNTTAGWQGETVRVVWNSENNENSATLSEGTAPDN, via the coding sequence ATGAAACTCAAACAACTGTTCACGGACGACTCCGCGGTGTCGCCGGTCATCGGGGTTATCCTGATGGTCGCCATCACCGTCATCCTCGCCGCAGTTATCGGCACGTTCGTCCTGAATCTGGGGGGAAGCGTTTCGCAGACAACGCCGCAAGCATCGTTCGGGTTTGACTTCGAAGATAGTTCGGTAACAGTCACGCACGAATCCGGTTCTTCGATAGACAAAGAACAACTTAGCGTCACGTCATCGGCTGGTCTCAGCGACGCCAGCGGCGATGACGACTGGCCCGATGAGACGGTGAGTGCAGGGGATACCTATACGGCTGTTCTTAACAACACCACCGCCGGCTGGCAAGGCGAAACTGTTCGTGTCGTTTGGAATTCCGAGAACAACGAGAACTCCGCAACGCTGAGCGAGGGTACAGCTCCCGACAACTGA
- a CDS encoding type IV pilin N-terminal domain-containing protein: MKLKQLFTDDSAVSPVIGVILMVAITVILAAVIGTFVLNLGGSVSQTTPQASFGFDFEEGDAVGDNVTITHETGATIQSDRLNLTATKAVDIATAKDDISSDGSRSNSFADDDAFGSGVSVGAGDTLFAGGSGDLNGQTFRVVWNSETGESSATLSEYTAPSN, from the coding sequence ATGAAACTCAAACAACTGTTCACGGACGACTCCGCGGTGTCACCGGTCATCGGGGTTATCTTGATGGTCGCCATCACTGTGATCCTCGCCGCAGTTATCGGGACGTTCGTCCTGAATCTGGGAGGCAGCGTCTCGCAAACGACGCCGCAGGCCAGCTTCGGTTTCGACTTTGAGGAGGGTGACGCCGTCGGAGATAACGTCACCATCACCCACGAGACAGGTGCGACGATTCAATCGGATCGGCTTAACCTGACTGCTACGAAAGCAGTGGATATCGCCACCGCGAAGGACGATATCAGCAGTGACGGAAGCAGGTCCAACTCTTTCGCCGATGACGATGCGTTCGGCTCTGGGGTTTCTGTGGGAGCCGGTGATACGCTCTTCGCGGGCGGAAGCGGCGATCTCAACGGTCAGACGTTCCGCGTCGTGTGGAACTCCGAAACCGGCGAAAGCTCCGCCACGCTGTCGGAGTACACCGCTCCGAGCAACTAA
- a CDS encoding DUF1684 domain-containing protein, with amino-acid sequence MTEQDASADVDPESYADELRRKREEKDDFFGSHPQSPIPPEERDDFDGLDYFDPNPAARVEATVEVHDDPEPVPMETTAGNEVRYLRLVTFSFELGDEAVELHGYQQEREDDEAVFVPFRDKTTGQQSYRNGRYIELHPDEPLADGETIVLDFNLAYTPFCAYSETFACPLPPEENWLDVAVAAGERDWNNSN; translated from the coding sequence ATGACCGAGCAGGACGCCTCCGCGGACGTCGACCCCGAGTCGTACGCCGACGAACTGCGACGCAAGCGCGAGGAGAAAGACGACTTCTTCGGGTCGCACCCGCAGTCTCCGATTCCGCCCGAGGAGCGCGACGACTTCGACGGACTGGACTACTTCGACCCGAACCCGGCCGCGCGCGTCGAGGCGACGGTCGAGGTCCACGACGACCCCGAACCGGTGCCGATGGAGACGACGGCGGGCAACGAGGTCAGATACCTCCGTCTGGTCACCTTCTCCTTCGAACTCGGTGACGAGGCGGTCGAACTCCACGGCTACCAGCAGGAACGCGAGGACGACGAGGCGGTGTTCGTCCCCTTCCGAGACAAGACGACCGGCCAGCAGAGCTACCGGAACGGCCGGTACATCGAACTCCACCCCGACGAACCGCTCGCGGACGGCGAGACGATCGTCCTCGATTTCAACCTCGCTTACACGCCGTTCTGCGCGTACAGCGAGACGTTCGCCTGCCCGCTCCCGCCCGAGGAGAACTGGCTCGACGTGGCCGTCGCGGCGGGCGAACGCGACTGGAACAATAGTAATTAA